The following are encoded together in the Streptomyces rapamycinicus NRRL 5491 genome:
- a CDS encoding FadR/GntR family transcriptional regulator translates to MDWRQLRHSTLSRPDALAVGLERLILSGELAPGSRVPPERELAESLGVSRGSVREALRALASRGLVARRPGSGTVVLDPGATPRGDVLASGLAATAELLQVMEVRACIEPSVTARAARRATPSDIVQLHALLDAMRREPTRQEFTDLDRTFHRAIAQYTRNPLLLRLLDRVYEIGEPGRRKTSLSAARRRATIEEHQAILRAIEARDPEAARAASEAHLDSVLHRIEEQRRRTEARADSAGAEAVEAGPRDPDEAGPRDPKKISDGDVENA, encoded by the coding sequence ATGGACTGGCGGCAACTGCGGCACTCCACCCTGTCGAGGCCGGACGCGCTGGCCGTCGGCCTGGAGCGGCTGATCCTGAGCGGAGAGCTGGCGCCCGGTTCCCGCGTCCCCCCGGAGCGGGAGCTCGCCGAGAGCCTCGGCGTCTCCCGGGGCTCGGTCCGCGAGGCGCTGCGCGCCCTCGCCTCGCGCGGACTGGTCGCCCGGCGCCCCGGCTCCGGCACCGTCGTGCTCGACCCCGGGGCCACACCGCGCGGCGACGTCCTGGCCTCGGGGCTCGCTGCCACGGCGGAGCTGTTGCAGGTCATGGAGGTGCGCGCGTGCATCGAGCCCTCGGTGACCGCGCGGGCCGCCCGTCGCGCCACCCCCTCCGACATCGTCCAGTTGCACGCCCTGCTGGACGCGATGCGACGGGAGCCCACCCGGCAGGAGTTCACCGACCTGGACCGCACCTTCCACCGCGCCATCGCCCAGTACACCCGCAACCCCCTGCTGCTGCGGCTGCTGGACCGGGTCTACGAGATCGGCGAGCCCGGGCGGCGTAAGACCTCGCTGTCCGCCGCCCGCCGGCGCGCCACCATCGAGGAGCACCAGGCCATCCTGCGGGCGATCGAGGCCCGCGACCCGGAGGCGGCCCGAGCGGCCTCCGAGGCGCATCTGGACTCGGTGCTGCACCGGATCGAGGAGCAGCGGCGGCGCACGGAGGCGCGGGCGGATTCGGCGGGAGCCGAGGCTGTCGAGGCCGGCCCGCGAGATCCCGATGAGGCCGGTCCGCGAGATCCCAAAAAAATTTCGGACGGGGATGTCGAGAACGCGTGA